A genomic window from Streptomyces sp. 846.5 includes:
- a CDS encoding alpha/beta hydrolase, producing MHSMQFTSESSSNGMVERDFTVGGVPGVLWSPASGAAGRAPLVLLGHGGGNHKKHPAMAGRAQRLVTGCGFHVAVIDAPGHGDRPRTAHDEEEIAELYRARAAGEPEGPIVVRYNAYLAELAVPEWRATLDALQRLPEIGTDGPVGYFGINMGTAIGVPLVAVEPRITAAVFGQHWPDVLAEQAKQITVPIEFDLQWDDEHIPREAGLALFDAFASKEKTLHANAGRHKDLPRFEADSAVRFFARHFGRTVAPTA from the coding sequence ATGCACTCAATGCAGTTCACCTCCGAGTCGTCGTCGAACGGCATGGTCGAGCGCGACTTCACCGTCGGCGGGGTTCCCGGCGTGCTCTGGTCGCCGGCCTCCGGCGCGGCCGGTCGCGCACCCCTGGTCCTGCTGGGGCACGGCGGCGGCAACCACAAGAAGCATCCGGCGATGGCGGGCCGGGCCCAGCGCCTGGTGACCGGCTGCGGCTTCCATGTCGCCGTCATCGACGCGCCCGGCCACGGCGACCGGCCGCGCACCGCGCACGACGAGGAAGAGATCGCCGAGCTCTACCGGGCGAGGGCGGCGGGCGAACCGGAAGGCCCGATCGTCGTCCGCTACAACGCGTACCTGGCGGAGCTCGCCGTGCCCGAGTGGCGGGCCACCCTGGACGCCCTGCAGCGACTCCCCGAGATCGGGACCGACGGGCCGGTCGGCTACTTCGGCATCAACATGGGGACCGCGATCGGCGTACCGCTGGTGGCGGTGGAACCCAGGATCACCGCCGCGGTCTTCGGTCAGCACTGGCCCGACGTCCTGGCCGAGCAGGCGAAGCAGATCACCGTCCCGATCGAGTTCGACCTGCAGTGGGACGACGAGCACATCCCGCGCGAGGCCGGTCTCGCGCTGTTCGACGCCTTCGCCTCGAAGGAGAAGACCTTGCACGCCAACGCGGGCCGGCACAAGGACCTGCCCAGGTTCGAGGCCGACAGCGCGGTCCGGTTCTTCGCCCGGCACTTCGGCCGGACGGTCGCCCCGACGGCCTGA
- a CDS encoding recombinase family protein — translation MTTRVLGNVRLSVLREETTSPEKQKAAVEHWVFSPGESRTIVGWAEDVDVSGAMHPFKRPGLGPWFNERADEWDVLAVWKLDRLSRKAGHFAEVFEWCQEHGKTIVSVTEGIDMSTPMGKMFAQIIAAFAEGELDTIRARALGGAQTRLSKGVWVGGVLPFGYLFDKQPDGGKRLVQEPTYAALLRDIAEKVKGDWSPYKIALDLNERGVLTWKDYQRTLQGNESRGTKWVTGTILAVLRNPTVGGVYTYKGQVVEDDEGNPVPITDDPILPCAEWSELVAELMSDRPTTRATPSRSMLGGVAVCDSCGARMSSSKKTKHRKAGTAKYSYYACNSLQSGTCSAPARCRAEDLDGAVEAFIDEVLGNKPVMEKVQDTTAGLRTGLEAAKTRLARLEADYLAGRYDGEGQEDSYWRMNKHLSAKVTGLTKTIAEQPGGAEWVATGKTYRQEWVGKDAEQKRVFLQRHDIEVKVSLLTGTQKGATVWLSMPNIPGIGKAEGLGGMPTAGILSQTFKVDVLPQRERGKGTPLEAV, via the coding sequence ATGACTACACGGGTCCTGGGGAACGTCCGACTGTCCGTGCTCAGGGAAGAAACGACCAGTCCGGAGAAGCAGAAGGCTGCTGTAGAGCACTGGGTGTTCAGCCCTGGGGAGAGCCGGACGATCGTCGGTTGGGCTGAGGACGTGGACGTGTCCGGCGCAATGCACCCGTTCAAGCGCCCTGGGCTCGGACCCTGGTTCAACGAGCGTGCCGACGAGTGGGATGTGCTTGCCGTTTGGAAGCTGGACCGGCTGAGCCGGAAGGCCGGTCACTTCGCTGAGGTCTTCGAGTGGTGCCAGGAGCACGGGAAGACGATCGTCTCCGTGACTGAGGGCATCGACATGAGCACCCCGATGGGGAAGATGTTCGCTCAGATCATCGCTGCCTTCGCCGAAGGGGAGCTGGACACCATCCGGGCACGTGCTCTTGGAGGCGCACAGACGCGTCTGTCGAAGGGCGTATGGGTCGGGGGAGTGCTCCCATTCGGCTACCTCTTCGACAAGCAGCCGGACGGCGGGAAGAGGCTTGTCCAGGAGCCCACGTATGCCGCGCTGCTCCGTGACATCGCGGAGAAGGTCAAGGGGGATTGGAGTCCTTACAAGATCGCACTAGACCTGAATGAGCGGGGGGTGCTGACCTGGAAGGACTACCAGCGCACCCTTCAGGGCAATGAGTCCAGGGGAACCAAGTGGGTGACGGGAACGATCCTGGCAGTCCTGAGGAATCCGACGGTCGGAGGCGTCTACACCTACAAGGGCCAAGTGGTCGAGGACGACGAAGGCAACCCTGTCCCGATCACAGATGACCCGATCCTTCCCTGTGCGGAGTGGTCGGAGCTGGTAGCCGAACTCATGTCCGACCGTCCTACGACCCGTGCCACGCCTTCCCGTTCCATGCTGGGTGGCGTTGCCGTCTGTGACTCCTGTGGTGCCCGCATGTCCTCTTCGAAGAAGACGAAGCACCGCAAGGCAGGCACAGCCAAATACTCGTACTACGCCTGCAACTCCCTTCAGAGTGGGACGTGTTCGGCTCCTGCACGATGCCGGGCGGAAGACCTGGACGGCGCAGTAGAGGCGTTCATCGATGAGGTCTTGGGCAACAAGCCGGTTATGGAGAAGGTCCAGGACACAACGGCCGGACTCCGTACTGGCCTTGAAGCAGCCAAGACCCGATTGGCACGCCTGGAGGCTGACTACCTGGCTGGACGCTATGACGGGGAAGGACAGGAAGACTCGTACTGGCGCATGAACAAGCACCTGTCCGCCAAGGTGACCGGACTGACGAAGACCATTGCTGAGCAGCCGGGCGGAGCTGAGTGGGTAGCCACAGGGAAGACGTACCGACAGGAGTGGGTGGGGAAGGACGCGGAACAGAAGCGCGTCTTCCTTCAGCGCCACGACATCGAAGTGAAGGTGAGCCTTCTGACCGGTACCCAGAAGGGAGCAACGGTTTGGCTCAGCATGCCGAACATCCCGGGGATCGGAAAGGCAGAGGGCTTGGGAGGAATGCCGACCGCTGGAATCCTGAGCCAGACGTTCAAGGTAGACGTCCTCCCTCAGCGCGAACGAGGCAAGGGAACGCCCCTGGAGGCCGTCTGA
- a CDS encoding glycosyl hydrolase family 18 protein — protein sequence MRRSRRLGMTVATVAAALVGLSASLLGTSAGAATVTPAANTTGAAATSGGLKIGYFDQWSIYQNAFYPKNLQTEGIAPKLDYLIYDFENIDPTSHTCFEANSAASQDETNPNAGDGAGDSFADYGKSYDSSISVDGTSDAFNMPIVGNFHQLQELKAKNPNLKILLSIGGWTYSKYFSDAAATDASRKALVSSCIGMFIKGNLPSQNGYGGTGTGKGIFDGFDLDWEYPGGGGHTGNHSSTADKANFTALLAEFRSELNTQGTADGKTYALSAALPSGQDKIQSIETSKIGQYLTFGDAMTYDMHGGWEPTGPTNHQAPLYSGPNDPMTAIAPGTAKYSVDEAVKAYTVGDSQYGITGGFPPGKLTLGIPFYYRGWTGVTAGSNHGLFQPATGPAAGATDSGNVAGVRMYKELTGVVDNAADTFWDPAAQAAYFYDGTNFWSGEDAQSIQATANYLHCNGLAGTMMFSMYDLDPAATLFNTTVADTNGSATSCPAPTTAPPTTAPPTTAPPTTAPPTTAPPTTAPPTTAPPTTAPPGGGAVVNGGFETGSLSPWTCSAAGAATIESSTVHSGSHALTATPTSADTAQCQQTLTLKANTAYTLTGWIQGNYVYLGVSGGATASTWASPGSTWQKLTVTFTTGSSTSVTLYIHGWYGQSAYSADDISVA from the coding sequence ATGCGCCGTTCGCGACGGCTCGGTATGACCGTCGCCACCGTCGCGGCGGCCCTCGTCGGGCTGTCCGCGTCGCTGCTGGGCACCTCGGCCGGGGCCGCCACGGTGACCCCGGCGGCCAACACCACCGGCGCGGCCGCCACCAGCGGCGGGCTGAAGATCGGGTACTTCGACCAGTGGTCGATCTACCAGAACGCCTTCTATCCCAAGAACCTGCAGACCGAGGGCATCGCGCCCAAGCTCGACTACCTGATCTACGACTTCGAGAACATCGACCCGACCTCGCACACCTGCTTCGAGGCCAACTCGGCCGCCTCGCAGGACGAGACCAACCCCAACGCCGGCGACGGCGCGGGCGACTCCTTCGCCGACTACGGCAAGTCCTACGACTCCAGCATCAGCGTCGACGGCACCTCGGACGCCTTCAACATGCCGATCGTGGGCAACTTCCACCAGCTCCAGGAACTCAAGGCGAAGAACCCCAACCTCAAGATCCTGCTGTCGATCGGCGGCTGGACCTACTCCAAGTACTTCTCCGACGCGGCGGCGACCGACGCCTCCCGCAAGGCCCTGGTGTCGTCCTGCATCGGCATGTTCATCAAGGGCAACCTGCCCTCCCAGAACGGCTACGGCGGGACCGGCACCGGCAAGGGCATCTTCGACGGCTTCGACCTCGACTGGGAGTACCCGGGCGGCGGCGGTCACACCGGCAACCACTCCAGCACCGCCGACAAGGCCAACTTCACCGCGCTGCTGGCGGAGTTCCGCAGCGAGCTCAACACCCAGGGCACGGCCGACGGCAAGACCTACGCCCTCAGCGCCGCGCTGCCGTCCGGTCAGGACAAGATCCAGAGCATCGAGACCAGCAAGATCGGCCAGTACCTGACCTTCGGCGACGCCATGACCTACGACATGCACGGCGGTTGGGAGCCCACCGGGCCGACCAACCACCAGGCGCCGCTGTACTCCGGGCCGAACGACCCGATGACCGCGATCGCCCCCGGCACCGCCAAGTACTCGGTGGACGAGGCGGTGAAGGCGTACACCGTCGGCGACTCCCAGTACGGCATCACCGGCGGCTTCCCACCGGGCAAGCTCACCCTGGGCATCCCCTTCTACTACCGCGGCTGGACCGGAGTCACCGCGGGCAGCAACCACGGCCTGTTCCAGCCCGCGACCGGTCCGGCGGCCGGCGCGACCGACTCCGGCAACGTCGCGGGCGTACGGATGTACAAGGAGCTGACCGGGGTCGTCGACAACGCGGCCGACACCTTCTGGGACCCGGCGGCCCAGGCCGCGTACTTCTACGACGGCACCAACTTCTGGAGCGGTGAGGACGCCCAGTCGATCCAGGCCACCGCCAACTACCTGCACTGCAACGGCCTGGCGGGAACGATGATGTTCTCGATGTACGACCTGGACCCGGCGGCGACGCTGTTCAACACCACGGTGGCCGACACCAACGGCTCAGCGACCAGCTGCCCGGCCCCGACGACAGCACCGCCGACGACGGCCCCGCCCACCACCGCCCCGCCGACCACCGCCCCGCCGACGACGGCCCCGCCCACCACCGCACCGCCCACCACGGCACCGCCGACCACTGCACCGCCCGGCGGCGGCGCGGTCGTCAACGGCGGCTTCGAGACGGGCTCGCTCTCTCCCTGGACCTGCTCCGCAGCCGGCGCCGCGACCATCGAGAGCAGCACCGTCCACAGCGGCAGCCACGCCCTCACGGCGACGCCGACGTCCGCAGACACCGCCCAGTGCCAGCAGACGCTGACGCTGAAGGCCAACACGGCCTACACCCTCACCGGGTGGATCCAGGGCAACTACGTCTACCTGGGCGTCAGCGGCGGAGCCACGGCCAGCACCTGGGCCAGCCCGGGCTCCACCTGGCAGAAGCTGACGGTCACCTTCACCACCGGCTCGTCCACCTCGGTGACCCTCTACATCCACGGGTGGTACGGCCAGAGCGCCTACTCGGCCGACGACATCAGCGTCGCCTGA
- a CDS encoding class II fumarate hydratase produces MGASEQQQHEQQRGYRIEHDSMGEVRVPRDAKWGAQTQRAVENFPVSGLRLERAHIGALARIKAAAARVNAELGVLDGDVAKAVAEAADEVAEGRWDGEFPIDVFQTGSGTSSNMNANEVIATLAAERLGAPVHPNDHVNASQSSNDVFPSSIHIAATAAVTHDLVPALEHLAEALERKAAEFAGAVKSGRTHLMDATPVTLGQEFGGYAAQVRYGVERLRATLPRVAELPLGGTAVGTGINTPPGFSAAVIAEVARATGLPLTEARNHFEAQGARDGLVELSGQLRTVAVGFTKIANDLRWMGSGPRTGLGEINLPDLQPGSSIMPGKVNPVIPEAVVMVAAQVIGNDATVATAGAAGNFELNVMLPVIARNLLESVRLLANVARLLADRTVDGITANVARMRELAESSPSVVTPLNRYIGYEEAAKVAKQSLAERKTIRQVVLERGYVERGELTEQQLDAALDVLGMTRP; encoded by the coding sequence ATGGGTGCGAGTGAGCAGCAGCAACACGAACAGCAGCGCGGCTACCGGATCGAGCACGACTCGATGGGTGAGGTGCGCGTCCCCAGGGACGCCAAGTGGGGGGCGCAGACGCAGCGGGCGGTGGAGAACTTTCCCGTGTCGGGGCTGCGGCTGGAGCGGGCGCACATCGGGGCGCTGGCGCGGATCAAGGCGGCGGCGGCTCGGGTGAATGCCGAGCTCGGGGTGCTGGACGGGGACGTGGCCAAGGCCGTCGCCGAGGCGGCCGACGAGGTGGCGGAGGGGCGCTGGGACGGGGAGTTCCCCATCGACGTGTTCCAGACCGGTTCCGGGACCTCGTCCAACATGAACGCCAACGAGGTGATCGCCACGCTGGCCGCCGAGCGGCTGGGGGCGCCGGTCCACCCGAACGACCACGTCAACGCCAGCCAGTCGTCCAATGACGTCTTCCCCAGCTCGATCCATATCGCGGCCACCGCCGCCGTCACCCACGACCTGGTCCCCGCGCTGGAGCACCTCGCCGAGGCGCTGGAGCGCAAGGCGGCGGAGTTCGCCGGTGCGGTGAAGTCGGGCCGGACGCACCTGATGGATGCGACGCCGGTGACTCTGGGGCAGGAGTTCGGCGGGTACGCCGCGCAGGTCAGGTACGGCGTCGAGCGGCTGCGGGCGACGCTGCCCCGGGTGGCCGAGCTGCCGCTGGGCGGGACGGCCGTCGGCACCGGCATCAACACCCCGCCCGGGTTCTCGGCCGCCGTGATCGCCGAGGTGGCCCGGGCGACCGGGCTGCCGCTGACCGAGGCGCGGAACCACTTCGAGGCGCAGGGCGCGCGGGACGGCCTGGTGGAGCTCAGCGGTCAGCTCCGCACCGTCGCCGTCGGGTTCACGAAGATCGCGAACGATCTGCGCTGGATGGGGTCCGGGCCGCGTACCGGGCTGGGCGAGATCAATCTCCCCGACCTCCAGCCGGGGTCGTCGATCATGCCGGGCAAGGTCAACCCGGTGATCCCCGAGGCCGTGGTGATGGTCGCCGCGCAGGTGATCGGCAATGACGCGACCGTGGCGACGGCCGGCGCCGCAGGCAACTTCGAGCTCAATGTGATGCTGCCGGTGATCGCCAGGAACCTGCTGGAGTCGGTCCGGCTGCTCGCCAATGTCGCCCGGCTGCTGGCCGACCGCACGGTGGACGGCATCACCGCGAACGTGGCACGGATGCGGGAGCTGGCCGAGTCCTCGCCGTCCGTCGTCACCCCGCTGAACCGGTACATCGGCTACGAGGAGGCGGCGAAGGTCGCCAAGCAGTCGCTGGCGGAGCGGAAGACGATCCGTCAGGTGGTGCTGGAGCGCGGCTACGTCGAGCGCGGCGAGCTGACGGAGCAGCAGCTGGACGCCGCGCTGGACGTGCTGGGCATGACCCGGCCCTGA
- a CDS encoding SAM-dependent methyltransferase, with protein MTDSTSGWMSTAVRLEPIRPVDLRTDRPQSARMYDYLLGGKTNFPVDREVAEQALAAYPGLRTVTRMNRAFMRIAVEFLAKQGVNQFLDIGTGIPTTPNVHEIAQGIRPDARIVYTDNDPIVLAHARALLTGTTAEGRVDYIEADLRQPKQILSHTCLTGERPALDLERPVALQLISVLHFVPNDDEPYALVRELLKPLASGSYLVLSHATADSSPEAVNRGADTYRGAGVRIQPRNRAEVEAFADGLELLAPGVATPTAWWPAFAGDAELPYADDPAVNDAYLLIARKP; from the coding sequence ATGACCGATAGCACGTCGGGCTGGATGAGCACAGCCGTACGTCTCGAACCGATCCGCCCGGTGGACCTGCGGACGGACCGTCCACAGTCCGCACGGATGTACGACTACCTGCTCGGCGGAAAGACCAACTTCCCGGTGGACCGCGAGGTCGCCGAGCAGGCGCTGGCGGCCTACCCCGGGCTGCGCACGGTGACCCGGATGAACCGGGCCTTCATGCGGATCGCGGTGGAGTTCCTGGCCAAGCAGGGGGTCAACCAGTTCCTCGACATCGGCACCGGCATCCCGACCACGCCCAATGTGCACGAGATCGCCCAGGGCATCCGGCCGGACGCCCGGATCGTCTACACCGACAACGACCCGATCGTGCTCGCCCACGCCCGGGCGCTGCTCACCGGGACCACCGCCGAGGGCCGGGTGGACTACATCGAGGCGGACCTGCGACAGCCGAAGCAGATCCTCAGCCATACCTGCCTGACCGGCGAGCGGCCGGCGCTCGACCTGGAACGCCCGGTGGCGCTGCAGCTGATCTCGGTCCTGCACTTCGTCCCCAACGACGACGAACCGTACGCCCTGGTCCGGGAGTTGCTGAAGCCACTGGCCTCCGGCAGCTACCTGGTGCTGTCGCACGCCACCGCGGACAGCAGCCCGGAGGCGGTCAACCGCGGCGCGGACACCTACCGCGGGGCGGGCGTCCGGATCCAGCCGCGCAACCGGGCCGAGGTCGAGGCCTTCGCGGACGGGCTGGAGCTGCTGGCCCCCGGCGTCGCCACGCCCACCGCCTGGTGGCCCGCCTTCGCCGGGGACGCCGAACTCCCCTACGCCGACGACCCGGCCGTCAACGACGCCTACCTACTGATCGCCCGCAAGCCCTGA